Proteins encoded within one genomic window of Manis pentadactyla isolate mManPen7 chromosome 4, mManPen7.hap1, whole genome shotgun sequence:
- the RASD1 gene encoding dexamethasone-induced Ras-related protein 1, whose amino-acid sequence MKLAAMIKKMCPSDSELSIPAKNCYRMVILGSSKVGKTAIVSRFLTGRFEDTYTPTIEDFHRKFYSIRGEVYQLDILDTSGNHPFPAMRRLSILTGDVFILVFSLDNRDSFEEVQRLKQQILDTKSCLKNKTKENVEVPLVICGNKGDRDFYREVEQREIEQLVGDDPQRCAYFEISAKKNSSLDQMFRALFAMAKLPNEMSPDLHRKVSVQHYDVLHKKALRNKKLLRAGSGGDPGDAFGIVAPFARRPSVHSDLMYIREKANGGSQVKDKERCVIS is encoded by the exons ATGAAACTGGCCGCGATGATCAAGAAGATGTGCCCGAGCGATTCGGAGCTGAGTATCCCGGCCAAGAACTGCTACCGCATGGTCATCCTCGGTTCGTCCAAGGTGGGCAAGACGGCCATTGTGTCGCGTTTCCTCACGGGACGCTTCGAGGACACCTACACGCCCACTATCGAGGACTTCCACCGCAAGTTCTACTCCATCCGCGGCGAGGTCTACCAGCTGGACATACTCGACACGTCCGGCAACCACCCGTTCCCCGCCATGCGGCGCCTGTCCATCCTCACCG GAGACGTTTTCATCCTGGTGTTCAGCCTGGACAACCGCGACTCCTTCGAGGAGGTGCAGAGGCTCAAGCAGCAGATCCTCGACACTAAGTCTTGCCTCAAGAACAAAACCAAGGAGAACGTCGAAGTGCCGCTGGTCATCTGCGGCAACAAGGGTGACCGGGACTTCTACCGCGAAGTGGAGCAGCGCGAGATCGAGCAGCTGGTGGGCGACGACCCGCAGCGCTGCGCCTACTTCGAGATCTCGGCCAAGAAAAACAGCAGCTTGGACCAGATGTTTCGCGCGCTCTTCGCCATGGCCAAGCTGCCCAACGAGATGAGCCCCGACCTGCACCGCAAAGTGTCGGTGCAGCACTACGACGTGCTGCACAAGAAGGCGCTGCGGAACAAGAAGCTGCTGCGAGCGGGCAGCGGCGGCGACCCCGGCGACGCCTTCGGCATAGTGGCGCCCTTCGCGCGCAGGCCCAGCGTGCACAGCGACCTCATGTACATCCGTGAGAAAGCCAACGGCGGCAGCCAGGTCAAGGACAAGGAGCGCTGCGTCATCAGCTAG